From Pagrus major chromosome 2, Pma_NU_1.0, one genomic window encodes:
- the hic1 gene encoding hypermethylated in cancer 1 protein isoform X2, with protein sequence MQISVVSGGGLKTMLGAMEVPSHARDLLLQLNSQRTKGFLCDVIIVVQNALFRAHKNILAASSLYLKSLVVHDNLINLDHEMVSPGVFRVILDYIYTGRLSDGDPTCPTEPNLGAVLAAASYLQLLDLVALCKKKLKRNGKYPPRPGPAFLPYPKMGPNSMGLGSGGRYRVSTPVIQSCPPGGILNSHAIRGPEELLPHRLALHAGELYAPTSTQGSQVFPSLQSALPAQLGRSAHPDRNCSPNYGLDLSKKSPNSQSQHTPSHSHLANTHDEERDGTLSGRTSPIQGTNGRAFPSEKMESTDQGSSLTPPPFPHLNQPLAPHLPHLHRSGSQGTDRYPCPPSPDTPTEGGEAGREMGNIYRWVKHEPLSYTPEDEDEDEDEEEGGENGDQHHNHHKTGEESEGADDKSGSGTEETGSSEGRPSPPGSMGRFHMPYEPESFGDNLYVCIPCDKGFPSSEQLNAHVETHTEEELYGNSGGEMGNSNNSSTKNMSSNTNGYGSLNSSNSLNSLAHLESKSSQGLSSGGIGEMIRPYRCSACEKSYKDPATLRQHEKTHWLTRPYPCSICGKKFTQRGTMTRHMRSHLGLKPFACDSCGMRFTRQYRLTEHMRIHSGEKPYECQVCGGKFAQQRNLISHMKMHSGGGTPGGLTTDGKLKLDFNEGIYPLSKYAAEHLGLKPEKANELLLQAQQQLVADAKAIESLYPLSKLASEHLGLSHDKMDVLGQPLPPPPQALSEARTIDRYSPS encoded by the exons ATGCAG ATATCTGTTGTTTCAGGTGGCGGACTGAAGACGATGCTGGGTGCCATGGAAGTTCCAAGTCATGCTAGGgatctcctcctgcagctcaacAGCCAGCGAACCAAGGGCTTCCTGTGTGATGTTATCATTGTGGTGCAGAACGCCCTCTTCAGAGCTCACAAGAACATTCTGGCTGCCAGCAGCCTCTACTTGAAATCTTTGGTGGTCCATGACAATCTCATCAACCTCGACCACGAGATGGTGAGTCCAGGGGTCTTCAGGGTCATTCTGGACTACATATACACAGGCCGCCTTAGTGACGGAGACCCCACTTGTCCCACTGAACCCAATCTGGGGGCTGTCCTGGCAGCAGCCAGCTACCTTCAGCTGCTCGACTTAGTGGCCCTGTGCAAAAAGAAGCTGAAAAGAAATGGCAAGTACCCTCCCCGCCCAGGTCCTGCATTTCTCCCGTACCCAAAGATGGGGCCCAATAGTATGGGTTTAGGGAGTGGTGGCAGGTATAGGGTTTCTACTCCTGTCATTCAGTCCTGCCCTCCCGGAGGAATTCTGAACAGCCATGCAATCCGAGGACCCGAGGAGCTACTTCCCCATCGACTAGCCCTTCATGCAGGAGAGCTGTATGCCCCCACCTCCACCCAGGGCTCTCAGGTGTTCCCGTCCCTGCAGTCAGCTCTGCCTGCCCAGCTCGGGCGCTCAGCCCACCCTGACAGGAACTGCTCCCCCAACTACGGCCTTGATCTCTCAAAGAAAAGCCCCAACTCCCAGTCACAGCACACGCCCTCTCACTCACATCTGGCAAACACTCATGATGAAGAGCGAGACGGGACTCTGAGTGGCCGCACCAGTCCTATCCAGGGCACGAATGGACGGGCCTTCCCCTCAGAGAAAATGGAGTCGACCGACCAGGGAAGCTCCCTCACTCCTCCACCTTTCCCCCATCTCAACCAGCCTCTTGCCCCGCACCTCCCTCACCTGCATCGCTCAGGCTCCCAGGGCACAGATCGCTACCCGTGCCCCCCGAGCCCTGACACCCCCACGGAAGGCGGAGAGGCAGGCAGAGAAATGGGGAACATCTACCGCTGGGTGAAACACGAGCCACTCTCATACACAcctgaagatgaagatgaggatgaggatgaggaggaagggggCGAAAATGGAGACCAACATCATAACCACCacaagacaggagaggagagcgaAGGAGCAGACGACAAGAGCGGGTCAGGCACAGAGGAGACGGGCAGCAGTGAAGGCCGGCCGTCCCCTCCTGGATCCATGGGGAGGTTCCACATGCCGTATGAGCCAGAGAGCTTCGGGGACAATCTGTATGTCTGCATCCCCTGCGACAAAGGCTTCCCGAGCTCAGAGCAGCTCAACGCACATGTGGAGACTCACACAGAAGAAGAGCTGTACGGCAACTCTGGTGGGGAGATGGGAAACAGCAATAACAGCAGCACCAAAAACATGAGCAGTAACACAAATGGTTATGGGAGCctgaacagcagcaacagtttgAACAGTCTAGCCCATCTGGAGTCCAAGTCCAGCCAGGGGTTGAGTTCAGGGGGCATCGGGGAGATGATCCGACCCTACCGCTGCTCCGCCTGCGAAAAGTCCTACAAAGATCCGGCCACGTTGCGCCAGCATGAGAAGACCCACTGGCTGACCCGGCCGTACCCCTGCAGCATCTGTGGCAAGAAGTTCACGCAGCGCGGCACCATGACGCGCCACATGCGTAGCCACCTGGGCCTCAAACCTTTTGCCTGTGACTCCTGTGGCATGCGCTTCACCCGGCAGTATCGCCTCACCGAGCACATGCGCATCCACTCAGGGGAGAAGCCCTATGAATGTCAGGTGTGTGGAGGGAAGTTCGCTCAGCAGCGCAACCTGATCAGCCACATGAAGATGCACAGCGGTGGAGGGACCCCGGGGGGCCTGACCACAGATGGGAAACTGAAGCTGGACTTTAACGAGGGCATCTATCCTCTGAGTAAATACGCAGCGGAGCATCTGGGGCTGAAGCCGGAGAAGGCCAATGAGCTTCTCCTCCAAGCCCAGCAGCAACTGGTAGCTGATGCAAAGGCCATCGAAAGCCTCTACCCGCTGTCCAAACTGGCCTCGGAGCACCTGGGCCTCTCCCACGACAAGATGGATGTCCTGGGCCagcccctcccccctcccccacaGGCCCTCTCTGAAGCCCGCACCATTGACCGCTACTCACCCAGCTAA
- the hic1 gene encoding hypermethylated in cancer 1 protein isoform X1, which produces MIIKGDLDRMAEDIGHAGGGLKTMLGAMEVPSHARDLLLQLNSQRTKGFLCDVIIVVQNALFRAHKNILAASSLYLKSLVVHDNLINLDHEMVSPGVFRVILDYIYTGRLSDGDPTCPTEPNLGAVLAAASYLQLLDLVALCKKKLKRNGKYPPRPGPAFLPYPKMGPNSMGLGSGGRYRVSTPVIQSCPPGGILNSHAIRGPEELLPHRLALHAGELYAPTSTQGSQVFPSLQSALPAQLGRSAHPDRNCSPNYGLDLSKKSPNSQSQHTPSHSHLANTHDEERDGTLSGRTSPIQGTNGRAFPSEKMESTDQGSSLTPPPFPHLNQPLAPHLPHLHRSGSQGTDRYPCPPSPDTPTEGGEAGREMGNIYRWVKHEPLSYTPEDEDEDEDEEEGGENGDQHHNHHKTGEESEGADDKSGSGTEETGSSEGRPSPPGSMGRFHMPYEPESFGDNLYVCIPCDKGFPSSEQLNAHVETHTEEELYGNSGGEMGNSNNSSTKNMSSNTNGYGSLNSSNSLNSLAHLESKSSQGLSSGGIGEMIRPYRCSACEKSYKDPATLRQHEKTHWLTRPYPCSICGKKFTQRGTMTRHMRSHLGLKPFACDSCGMRFTRQYRLTEHMRIHSGEKPYECQVCGGKFAQQRNLISHMKMHSGGGTPGGLTTDGKLKLDFNEGIYPLSKYAAEHLGLKPEKANELLLQAQQQLVADAKAIESLYPLSKLASEHLGLSHDKMDVLGQPLPPPPQALSEARTIDRYSPS; this is translated from the exons ATGATCATTAAGGGAGACTTAGATCGGATGGCAGAAGACATCGGGCATGCAG GTGGCGGACTGAAGACGATGCTGGGTGCCATGGAAGTTCCAAGTCATGCTAGGgatctcctcctgcagctcaacAGCCAGCGAACCAAGGGCTTCCTGTGTGATGTTATCATTGTGGTGCAGAACGCCCTCTTCAGAGCTCACAAGAACATTCTGGCTGCCAGCAGCCTCTACTTGAAATCTTTGGTGGTCCATGACAATCTCATCAACCTCGACCACGAGATGGTGAGTCCAGGGGTCTTCAGGGTCATTCTGGACTACATATACACAGGCCGCCTTAGTGACGGAGACCCCACTTGTCCCACTGAACCCAATCTGGGGGCTGTCCTGGCAGCAGCCAGCTACCTTCAGCTGCTCGACTTAGTGGCCCTGTGCAAAAAGAAGCTGAAAAGAAATGGCAAGTACCCTCCCCGCCCAGGTCCTGCATTTCTCCCGTACCCAAAGATGGGGCCCAATAGTATGGGTTTAGGGAGTGGTGGCAGGTATAGGGTTTCTACTCCTGTCATTCAGTCCTGCCCTCCCGGAGGAATTCTGAACAGCCATGCAATCCGAGGACCCGAGGAGCTACTTCCCCATCGACTAGCCCTTCATGCAGGAGAGCTGTATGCCCCCACCTCCACCCAGGGCTCTCAGGTGTTCCCGTCCCTGCAGTCAGCTCTGCCTGCCCAGCTCGGGCGCTCAGCCCACCCTGACAGGAACTGCTCCCCCAACTACGGCCTTGATCTCTCAAAGAAAAGCCCCAACTCCCAGTCACAGCACACGCCCTCTCACTCACATCTGGCAAACACTCATGATGAAGAGCGAGACGGGACTCTGAGTGGCCGCACCAGTCCTATCCAGGGCACGAATGGACGGGCCTTCCCCTCAGAGAAAATGGAGTCGACCGACCAGGGAAGCTCCCTCACTCCTCCACCTTTCCCCCATCTCAACCAGCCTCTTGCCCCGCACCTCCCTCACCTGCATCGCTCAGGCTCCCAGGGCACAGATCGCTACCCGTGCCCCCCGAGCCCTGACACCCCCACGGAAGGCGGAGAGGCAGGCAGAGAAATGGGGAACATCTACCGCTGGGTGAAACACGAGCCACTCTCATACACAcctgaagatgaagatgaggatgaggatgaggaggaagggggCGAAAATGGAGACCAACATCATAACCACCacaagacaggagaggagagcgaAGGAGCAGACGACAAGAGCGGGTCAGGCACAGAGGAGACGGGCAGCAGTGAAGGCCGGCCGTCCCCTCCTGGATCCATGGGGAGGTTCCACATGCCGTATGAGCCAGAGAGCTTCGGGGACAATCTGTATGTCTGCATCCCCTGCGACAAAGGCTTCCCGAGCTCAGAGCAGCTCAACGCACATGTGGAGACTCACACAGAAGAAGAGCTGTACGGCAACTCTGGTGGGGAGATGGGAAACAGCAATAACAGCAGCACCAAAAACATGAGCAGTAACACAAATGGTTATGGGAGCctgaacagcagcaacagtttgAACAGTCTAGCCCATCTGGAGTCCAAGTCCAGCCAGGGGTTGAGTTCAGGGGGCATCGGGGAGATGATCCGACCCTACCGCTGCTCCGCCTGCGAAAAGTCCTACAAAGATCCGGCCACGTTGCGCCAGCATGAGAAGACCCACTGGCTGACCCGGCCGTACCCCTGCAGCATCTGTGGCAAGAAGTTCACGCAGCGCGGCACCATGACGCGCCACATGCGTAGCCACCTGGGCCTCAAACCTTTTGCCTGTGACTCCTGTGGCATGCGCTTCACCCGGCAGTATCGCCTCACCGAGCACATGCGCATCCACTCAGGGGAGAAGCCCTATGAATGTCAGGTGTGTGGAGGGAAGTTCGCTCAGCAGCGCAACCTGATCAGCCACATGAAGATGCACAGCGGTGGAGGGACCCCGGGGGGCCTGACCACAGATGGGAAACTGAAGCTGGACTTTAACGAGGGCATCTATCCTCTGAGTAAATACGCAGCGGAGCATCTGGGGCTGAAGCCGGAGAAGGCCAATGAGCTTCTCCTCCAAGCCCAGCAGCAACTGGTAGCTGATGCAAAGGCCATCGAAAGCCTCTACCCGCTGTCCAAACTGGCCTCGGAGCACCTGGGCCTCTCCCACGACAAGATGGATGTCCTGGGCCagcccctcccccctcccccacaGGCCCTCTCTGAAGCCCGCACCATTGACCGCTACTCACCCAGCTAA
- the hic1 gene encoding hypermethylated in cancer 1 protein isoform X3, with translation MLGAMEVPSHARDLLLQLNSQRTKGFLCDVIIVVQNALFRAHKNILAASSLYLKSLVVHDNLINLDHEMVSPGVFRVILDYIYTGRLSDGDPTCPTEPNLGAVLAAASYLQLLDLVALCKKKLKRNGKYPPRPGPAFLPYPKMGPNSMGLGSGGRYRVSTPVIQSCPPGGILNSHAIRGPEELLPHRLALHAGELYAPTSTQGSQVFPSLQSALPAQLGRSAHPDRNCSPNYGLDLSKKSPNSQSQHTPSHSHLANTHDEERDGTLSGRTSPIQGTNGRAFPSEKMESTDQGSSLTPPPFPHLNQPLAPHLPHLHRSGSQGTDRYPCPPSPDTPTEGGEAGREMGNIYRWVKHEPLSYTPEDEDEDEDEEEGGENGDQHHNHHKTGEESEGADDKSGSGTEETGSSEGRPSPPGSMGRFHMPYEPESFGDNLYVCIPCDKGFPSSEQLNAHVETHTEEELYGNSGGEMGNSNNSSTKNMSSNTNGYGSLNSSNSLNSLAHLESKSSQGLSSGGIGEMIRPYRCSACEKSYKDPATLRQHEKTHWLTRPYPCSICGKKFTQRGTMTRHMRSHLGLKPFACDSCGMRFTRQYRLTEHMRIHSGEKPYECQVCGGKFAQQRNLISHMKMHSGGGTPGGLTTDGKLKLDFNEGIYPLSKYAAEHLGLKPEKANELLLQAQQQLVADAKAIESLYPLSKLASEHLGLSHDKMDVLGQPLPPPPQALSEARTIDRYSPS, from the coding sequence ATGCTGGGTGCCATGGAAGTTCCAAGTCATGCTAGGgatctcctcctgcagctcaacAGCCAGCGAACCAAGGGCTTCCTGTGTGATGTTATCATTGTGGTGCAGAACGCCCTCTTCAGAGCTCACAAGAACATTCTGGCTGCCAGCAGCCTCTACTTGAAATCTTTGGTGGTCCATGACAATCTCATCAACCTCGACCACGAGATGGTGAGTCCAGGGGTCTTCAGGGTCATTCTGGACTACATATACACAGGCCGCCTTAGTGACGGAGACCCCACTTGTCCCACTGAACCCAATCTGGGGGCTGTCCTGGCAGCAGCCAGCTACCTTCAGCTGCTCGACTTAGTGGCCCTGTGCAAAAAGAAGCTGAAAAGAAATGGCAAGTACCCTCCCCGCCCAGGTCCTGCATTTCTCCCGTACCCAAAGATGGGGCCCAATAGTATGGGTTTAGGGAGTGGTGGCAGGTATAGGGTTTCTACTCCTGTCATTCAGTCCTGCCCTCCCGGAGGAATTCTGAACAGCCATGCAATCCGAGGACCCGAGGAGCTACTTCCCCATCGACTAGCCCTTCATGCAGGAGAGCTGTATGCCCCCACCTCCACCCAGGGCTCTCAGGTGTTCCCGTCCCTGCAGTCAGCTCTGCCTGCCCAGCTCGGGCGCTCAGCCCACCCTGACAGGAACTGCTCCCCCAACTACGGCCTTGATCTCTCAAAGAAAAGCCCCAACTCCCAGTCACAGCACACGCCCTCTCACTCACATCTGGCAAACACTCATGATGAAGAGCGAGACGGGACTCTGAGTGGCCGCACCAGTCCTATCCAGGGCACGAATGGACGGGCCTTCCCCTCAGAGAAAATGGAGTCGACCGACCAGGGAAGCTCCCTCACTCCTCCACCTTTCCCCCATCTCAACCAGCCTCTTGCCCCGCACCTCCCTCACCTGCATCGCTCAGGCTCCCAGGGCACAGATCGCTACCCGTGCCCCCCGAGCCCTGACACCCCCACGGAAGGCGGAGAGGCAGGCAGAGAAATGGGGAACATCTACCGCTGGGTGAAACACGAGCCACTCTCATACACAcctgaagatgaagatgaggatgaggatgaggaggaagggggCGAAAATGGAGACCAACATCATAACCACCacaagacaggagaggagagcgaAGGAGCAGACGACAAGAGCGGGTCAGGCACAGAGGAGACGGGCAGCAGTGAAGGCCGGCCGTCCCCTCCTGGATCCATGGGGAGGTTCCACATGCCGTATGAGCCAGAGAGCTTCGGGGACAATCTGTATGTCTGCATCCCCTGCGACAAAGGCTTCCCGAGCTCAGAGCAGCTCAACGCACATGTGGAGACTCACACAGAAGAAGAGCTGTACGGCAACTCTGGTGGGGAGATGGGAAACAGCAATAACAGCAGCACCAAAAACATGAGCAGTAACACAAATGGTTATGGGAGCctgaacagcagcaacagtttgAACAGTCTAGCCCATCTGGAGTCCAAGTCCAGCCAGGGGTTGAGTTCAGGGGGCATCGGGGAGATGATCCGACCCTACCGCTGCTCCGCCTGCGAAAAGTCCTACAAAGATCCGGCCACGTTGCGCCAGCATGAGAAGACCCACTGGCTGACCCGGCCGTACCCCTGCAGCATCTGTGGCAAGAAGTTCACGCAGCGCGGCACCATGACGCGCCACATGCGTAGCCACCTGGGCCTCAAACCTTTTGCCTGTGACTCCTGTGGCATGCGCTTCACCCGGCAGTATCGCCTCACCGAGCACATGCGCATCCACTCAGGGGAGAAGCCCTATGAATGTCAGGTGTGTGGAGGGAAGTTCGCTCAGCAGCGCAACCTGATCAGCCACATGAAGATGCACAGCGGTGGAGGGACCCCGGGGGGCCTGACCACAGATGGGAAACTGAAGCTGGACTTTAACGAGGGCATCTATCCTCTGAGTAAATACGCAGCGGAGCATCTGGGGCTGAAGCCGGAGAAGGCCAATGAGCTTCTCCTCCAAGCCCAGCAGCAACTGGTAGCTGATGCAAAGGCCATCGAAAGCCTCTACCCGCTGTCCAAACTGGCCTCGGAGCACCTGGGCCTCTCCCACGACAAGATGGATGTCCTGGGCCagcccctcccccctcccccacaGGCCCTCTCTGAAGCCCGCACCATTGACCGCTACTCACCCAGCTAA